A single region of the Polyangiaceae bacterium genome encodes:
- a CDS encoding penicillin acylase family protein, whose translation MRLRWIAPLIVSFAFAAAQGCGDDEGVGASPSDKDGGTDAGSDVATGDATDGGGDTGILGDKLDTAETVKLSGLQDAVSVVRDKYGMVHIYARNTMDAFRVQGWMMAVDRAGQLEIARRLATGRLAELFGGADAGQIDSDITMRTIGLGRVAKQIYDNLDPQSEVKRALDAFSDGISQYNAALRNGDVKLPQSLPGMPPSAFTDWSPVDTLAMGRLQTFSLSYDADADISLTSKVDALRSTFASTASDPDVAKRSGILIDLVRFAPPVPNTPLTSYPDDPTQTADMLWPAAPSKNLLRMGKPKHKAPIASFIDLPKELRKSVAPFVSAVESAKNFVGGDEFAGSNNWAVAGAKTKSGNAIVANDPHLGLSSPMVFWPTHVVVENADDPSDDFEIIGLAFPGIPGVILGSNRTLAWGATTAGYDVTDVWKETLSSDGKGVVFKGADVPFEKVSETIKIADNPDYTWDVLVVPHHGPLVPKINSSHQVDAPSGTALSVRWTGHMPTGEVEAVFNLPRSKNVDDARKAMLPFGTGAQNWMFADSAGDIQWTAPAKLPYRDKKAYTWDPATFTGTLPAFVLDGESGDYEWTGEYLEEAYLPKLKTPAKGWIATANTDNVGSTIDNDPSNDLLPNNKPFYIGSEFAQGFRLGRIEERLTAEADGIDPDGMSSIQGDHKSALGSRLAQYLLTALQNAEAEKATAGAHPDLATVVADSRYAAADVPDLIASLTAWQTGGFSADAGINLDDGTLNVDAQEAANAKATVIFNAWIVRAIARTFEDELTLIGQSSLGSTYTVRGFIRLLEEDPTTLATYDAASGQSILWDDISTTATTESKDDRLVTAMLDAVDDLVKIFGADRASWRWGDLHRVRFDSLNPLWFADIPPTSDPVFPKGFPRHGDQWNVDASNFGITRSLKSDLNFEYGSGPVQRFVAEMTPTGPVIRNALPGGAVMDKDSEHFRDEAEYWRKNETHPIPFELDDVLAALPSGAGQTLFQP comes from the coding sequence ATGAGGCTTCGCTGGATTGCTCCGCTGATCGTTTCTTTCGCTTTTGCCGCCGCTCAAGGCTGTGGTGACGACGAAGGTGTGGGTGCTTCACCGTCCGACAAGGATGGCGGGACCGACGCTGGCTCCGACGTCGCAACGGGAGACGCGACCGACGGGGGCGGCGACACCGGCATCCTTGGCGACAAGCTCGATACCGCCGAGACGGTCAAGCTGTCCGGGCTTCAGGATGCCGTGAGTGTGGTGCGTGACAAGTACGGCATGGTGCACATCTACGCCAGAAACACCATGGACGCCTTCCGCGTGCAGGGTTGGATGATGGCGGTGGATCGCGCCGGCCAGCTCGAGATCGCCCGCCGCTTGGCGACGGGGCGCTTGGCGGAGCTGTTCGGCGGCGCGGATGCCGGACAGATCGACAGTGACATCACGATGCGCACCATCGGCCTCGGGCGGGTGGCCAAGCAAATCTACGACAACCTGGATCCCCAGAGTGAGGTCAAGCGCGCCCTCGACGCCTTCAGCGATGGCATCTCGCAATACAACGCCGCCCTTCGCAACGGTGACGTAAAGCTGCCGCAGTCGCTGCCCGGAATGCCGCCCTCGGCGTTCACGGACTGGTCGCCGGTGGACACCCTGGCCATGGGACGCCTGCAGACGTTCTCGCTGAGCTACGACGCTGACGCCGACATCAGCCTCACCTCCAAGGTGGACGCGCTTCGCTCGACGTTCGCTTCCACGGCGTCGGATCCGGACGTCGCCAAGCGCAGCGGGATCTTGATTGATCTGGTGCGATTTGCGCCGCCAGTGCCGAACACGCCGCTCACCAGCTACCCGGACGACCCCACCCAGACGGCGGACATGCTGTGGCCGGCGGCGCCGTCCAAGAACCTGCTACGGATGGGCAAGCCGAAGCACAAGGCCCCGATCGCGAGCTTCATCGATCTGCCGAAGGAGCTGCGAAAGTCCGTCGCGCCGTTCGTGAGCGCGGTGGAGAGCGCCAAGAATTTCGTGGGCGGAGACGAGTTCGCCGGTTCCAACAACTGGGCCGTGGCGGGCGCGAAGACGAAGTCGGGCAATGCCATCGTGGCCAACGATCCGCACCTCGGGCTCTCGTCGCCCATGGTGTTCTGGCCGACCCACGTGGTGGTCGAGAACGCCGACGATCCGAGCGACGATTTCGAGATCATCGGTCTGGCGTTCCCCGGCATCCCCGGTGTCATTCTGGGCAGCAACCGCACCCTGGCCTGGGGCGCCACCACCGCCGGCTACGACGTGACGGACGTGTGGAAGGAGACCCTGAGCAGCGACGGCAAGGGTGTCGTGTTCAAAGGCGCGGACGTCCCCTTCGAGAAGGTCTCGGAGACGATCAAGATCGCGGACAATCCCGACTACACCTGGGACGTGCTGGTGGTGCCCCACCACGGGCCGCTGGTTCCCAAGATCAACTCCTCACACCAGGTGGACGCGCCCAGCGGCACGGCCCTCAGCGTGCGCTGGACCGGGCACATGCCCACCGGCGAGGTGGAAGCGGTGTTCAACCTCCCGCGCTCGAAGAACGTGGATGACGCTCGCAAGGCGATGCTGCCCTTCGGAACCGGCGCCCAGAACTGGATGTTCGCCGACAGCGCCGGCGACATCCAATGGACCGCCCCGGCGAAGCTGCCCTACCGCGACAAGAAGGCCTACACCTGGGATCCCGCGACCTTCACCGGCACGCTGCCGGCCTTCGTGCTGGACGGGGAGAGCGGGGACTACGAGTGGACCGGGGAGTACCTGGAAGAAGCCTACCTGCCCAAGCTCAAGACGCCGGCCAAGGGTTGGATCGCCACGGCCAACACCGACAATGTCGGCTCCACGATCGACAACGACCCGAGCAACGACCTGTTGCCGAACAACAAGCCGTTCTACATCGGCAGCGAGTTCGCGCAGGGCTTCCGCCTGGGGCGCATCGAAGAGCGGCTCACGGCGGAGGCGGACGGCATCGACCCGGACGGGATGTCGAGCATCCAGGGAGATCACAAGAGCGCGCTCGGCAGCCGGCTCGCCCAGTACCTGCTCACGGCGCTCCAGAACGCGGAGGCCGAAAAGGCGACGGCGGGCGCGCATCCGGATCTAGCGACCGTGGTCGCGGACTCCCGCTACGCCGCGGCGGACGTGCCCGATCTCATTGCTTCGCTCACGGCTTGGCAGACCGGCGGGTTCTCCGCCGACGCGGGCATCAATCTGGATGACGGCACGCTGAACGTGGATGCCCAGGAGGCCGCGAACGCCAAGGCCACGGTCATCTTCAACGCCTGGATCGTGCGGGCCATCGCTCGCACCTTCGAGGACGAGCTGACGCTGATCGGCCAGTCCTCCCTGGGCAGCACCTACACGGTGCGCGGCTTCATCCGCCTGCTGGAAGAAGATCCGACGACGCTGGCTACCTACGATGCCGCGAGCGGCCAGAGCATCTTGTGGGACGACATTTCCACCACGGCCACCACCGAGAGCAAGGACGATCGGCTGGTGACCGCGATGCTCGATGCCGTGGACGATCTGGTGAAGATCTTCGGTGCTGATCGCGCCTCCTGGCGCTGGGGAGACCTGCATCGAGTGCGCTTCGACAGCCTGAACCCGCTGTGGTTTGCCGACATCCCGCCGACGTCGGATCCAGTGTTTCCCAAGGGGTTCCCCCGCCACGGCGACCAGTGGAACGTGGATGCATCGAACTTCGGCATCACGCGCAGCCTGAAGAGCGACCTGAACTTCGAGTACGGCTCGGGGCCGGTCCAGCGCTTCGTGGCGGAGATGACGCCCACGGGGCCCGTGATTCGGAACGCCTTGCCCGGCGGCGCCGTGATGGACAAGGACAGCGAGCACTTCCGCGACGAGGCGGAATACTGGCGCAAGAACGAGACGCATCCCATCCCGTTCGAGCTGGACGACGTGCTCGCGGCGTTGCCCTCCGGCGCCGGCCAGACGCTGTTTCAGCCGTGA
- the rnhA gene encoding ribonuclease HI — MTEAVDIYTDGACSGNPGPGGWGAVLRYRGAERELCGGEAQTTNNRMELMAAIRALETLKRPMRVQLYTDSVYLRDGITSWLPNWKRRGWKTAAKKPVKNVDLWQRLETAIQPHDVDWHWVKGHAGHPENERADALARQGLEQVRLGA; from the coding sequence GTGACCGAGGCGGTGGACATCTACACGGACGGGGCCTGCTCGGGGAATCCGGGGCCCGGGGGTTGGGGGGCAGTGTTGCGCTACCGTGGCGCGGAGCGCGAGCTGTGCGGTGGCGAAGCGCAGACCACCAACAATCGGATGGAGCTCATGGCTGCCATCCGCGCGCTGGAGACGCTGAAGCGCCCGATGCGCGTCCAACTCTACACCGACAGCGTCTACCTGCGGGACGGCATCACGTCTTGGTTGCCGAACTGGAAGCGTCGTGGCTGGAAGACGGCGGCCAAGAAGCCCGTGAAGAACGTCGACCTGTGGCAGCGCCTGGAGACCGCGATCCAGCCGCACGACGTGGATTGGCACTGGGTGAAGGGACACGCGGGGCATCCCGAGAACGAGCGCGCCGACGCCTTGGCCCGCCAGGGTCTGGAGCAGGTCCGCCTGGGCGCCTGA
- a CDS encoding fibro-slime domain-containing protein, which translates to MWRRPSRLASIVATLALVGCGGSDDGSTVASNGSGGSGASGGGGGGGLIGTGSTGNGGGGGAAGGGSGGNGGAAGNGFCGSTLTGTIRDFQQSHPDFEFKIESDPGIVETNLGSDGKPVYAGQTNNPTTTGKANFDQWYRDVPGVNQKDLLAIPLTNTSGNVWTYDNSAFFPIDGKLFGNEGNPHNFHFTFELHTKFVYQGGEVFTFTGDDDLFVFVNGKLGIDLGGVHGAESGQIDLDAKSGELGISKGGTYALDFFFAERHTSESNFRIDTTIASFVDCGPEIR; encoded by the coding sequence ATGTGGCGTAGGCCCTCACGCTTGGCGAGCATCGTCGCGACCCTCGCCCTGGTCGGCTGCGGCGGGAGCGACGACGGAAGCACCGTCGCGAGCAATGGCTCCGGCGGCAGCGGCGCGAGCGGCGGCGGGGGCGGCGGCGGCCTGATCGGAACCGGTAGCACCGGCAACGGGGGTGGTGGCGGCGCTGCCGGCGGCGGCTCCGGCGGCAATGGCGGCGCTGCGGGCAACGGTTTCTGCGGCAGCACCCTGACGGGCACGATCCGCGACTTCCAACAGAGCCACCCGGACTTCGAGTTCAAGATCGAAAGCGACCCGGGCATCGTCGAGACGAACCTGGGGAGCGATGGCAAGCCCGTGTACGCCGGGCAGACGAACAACCCGACCACCACCGGCAAGGCGAACTTCGACCAGTGGTATCGCGACGTTCCGGGCGTGAACCAGAAGGACTTGCTCGCGATCCCGCTCACGAACACCTCCGGCAACGTGTGGACCTACGACAACTCCGCGTTCTTCCCCATCGATGGCAAGCTGTTCGGCAACGAGGGCAATCCCCACAACTTTCACTTCACCTTCGAGCTCCATACCAAGTTCGTTTACCAGGGCGGAGAGGTGTTCACGTTCACCGGCGACGACGACTTGTTCGTGTTCGTGAACGGCAAGCTGGGCATCGATCTCGGAGGCGTGCATGGCGCCGAGAGCGGCCAGATCGATCTCGACGCGAAGAGCGGGGAGCTCGGGATCAGCAAGGGCGGAACCTACGCCCTCGACTTCTTCTTTGCCGAGCGCCACACGTCGGAGTCGAACTTCCGAATCGACACCACCATCGCCTCGTTCGTCGACTGCGGGCCCGAAATCCGCTGA
- a CDS encoding AI-2E family transporter, giving the protein MEAERREISFGRGAYVVLGVLAVGLLLWWLRGVLTPIFLAFTIAYILDPVVDRLERWKLPRGAAIAVVLGGFLLAIAGFALLVLPDVIRDIVGVARELPAHAKSALDRAEPYLASHGVTLPHSADEWVARLQANTDKLSSVPLSPIGSVLKSVIGGTFSAIGAVLAALIVPILAVYLLSDFDNITAGVRDLIPMRYRATVVGYATEIDLVLSQFMRGQLTVMGILAVLYGGSYAILGIRLAIPIGIAAGVLNIVPYVGSAFALVAGLLMAVLGGGGWVQIVGVIVAYAVVQTLEGFVITPRVVGESVGLKEVWVLLALFVAGEIFGFLGVLLAVPMAAVLKIFVTRAVKHYRESALYLTPAEVVATGPPFSAPEVSEPPLPVEDDAGPAPEASVEDDAGPAPEASAPDDAEESPPPSEPRPAD; this is encoded by the coding sequence ATGGAGGCGGAGCGGAGGGAAATCAGCTTCGGTCGGGGCGCGTACGTCGTCCTCGGCGTGCTCGCCGTGGGGCTCCTGCTCTGGTGGCTGCGGGGCGTGCTCACGCCCATCTTCCTGGCCTTCACCATCGCCTACATCCTCGATCCGGTGGTCGACCGCCTGGAGCGCTGGAAGCTCCCCCGGGGCGCCGCCATCGCCGTGGTGCTCGGCGGCTTTCTGCTGGCCATTGCCGGCTTCGCTTTGCTGGTCCTGCCGGACGTCATCCGCGACATCGTGGGCGTCGCCCGGGAGCTGCCCGCCCACGCGAAGAGCGCGCTGGACCGCGCCGAGCCCTACCTCGCGAGCCACGGCGTCACGCTGCCCCACTCCGCCGACGAGTGGGTCGCGCGGCTTCAAGCCAACACGGACAAGCTCTCCAGCGTACCCCTCTCTCCCATCGGGAGCGTGCTCAAGTCCGTGATCGGCGGGACGTTCTCGGCGATCGGAGCGGTGCTGGCAGCGCTGATCGTCCCCATCCTCGCGGTGTATCTGTTGAGCGACTTCGACAACATCACCGCCGGGGTTCGGGATCTGATCCCGATGCGTTACCGCGCCACCGTCGTCGGCTACGCCACCGAGATCGATCTGGTGCTGAGTCAGTTCATGCGCGGCCAGCTGACGGTCATGGGCATCCTGGCGGTGCTGTATGGCGGCTCCTACGCCATCCTCGGTATCCGCCTCGCCATTCCCATCGGCATCGCCGCCGGTGTGCTGAACATCGTGCCCTACGTGGGCAGCGCCTTTGCGCTGGTGGCGGGGCTCCTGATGGCGGTCCTTGGAGGCGGCGGCTGGGTTCAAATCGTCGGCGTCATCGTCGCCTATGCCGTGGTCCAAACGCTGGAAGGCTTCGTGATCACGCCTCGCGTCGTGGGCGAGAGCGTGGGCCTGAAGGAAGTCTGGGTGCTGCTGGCGTTGTTCGTGGCCGGAGAGATCTTCGGCTTTCTCGGCGTGCTGCTGGCCGTGCCGATGGCCGCGGTGCTCAAGATCTTCGTGACGCGCGCGGTGAAGCACTATCGCGAGAGCGCCCTTTACCTGACGCCGGCGGAGGTCGTGGCAACGGGCCCGCCGTTCTCCGCGCCGGAAGTGTCGGAGCCGCCGCTGCCGGTGGAGGACGACGCGGGCCCTGCGCCAGAGGCGTCCGTAGAGGACGACGCGGGCCCTGCGCCGGAGGCGTCCGCGCCTGACGACGCGGAAGAATCGCCGCCGCCCAGCGAACCGCGCCCGGCGGACTGA
- a CDS encoding helicase, whose protein sequence is MQPGAPAPVVAVLGPTNTGKTHRAVQAMLEHDSGMIGLPLRLLAREVYDRITPLVGESAVALVTGEEKRIPPRPRFWVCTVEAMPMDRAVDFLAVDEIQLAAHAERGHVFTERLLHARGRKETWFMGADTMRPMFRALLPQASIQSHPRLSRLSGVPPSTLGGLPPRSAVVAFSMARVYEIAERIRHRRGGAAVVLGALSPRARNAQVGIYQAGEVDYLVATDAIGMGLNLDVSHVAFADLRKFDGRDARELTPAELAQIAGRAGRHLSDGSFGVLSPTRPLPHDVVRSIERHQFPPERTLVWRSAELDTSSLDALVRSLKRGSPSELLRLVDRADDFATLVELTARPEIRELADAPERVALLWDLCQIPDYRQLLISHHANLVAELFAQLTGKDARLDRDWLERRIRRLDDDEGDIDTLLSRMAFVRTWTYVTSHGGWVQNAAELQARTRAIEDRLSDALHQRLVERFVKQTSKSATSGPSRAARRTDKSNPFERLEELRAKLFGQEEEPSTDALSAALDAEHSALSVDALGRVSFEGQSLGRLSRGSDVLHPDVRVDVEGTLSAGVRLRLTRRLTAFGRDLVEDVLAPLRDARLAEVSPAARGLVYQLEQGLGTAARKSAADQIAALTADDRRILNEAGVRLGQRYVYLPARVKPRWLVARSALWSAYASSLPLLPGPSQVSIVLSESPARELDQSYLTLGYPVIAGRAIRVDVAERIASRAREPEGAARDVARWLGTSERDATRVLAAVGRRSKRPRRRRRAKSPPAES, encoded by the coding sequence ATGCAACCCGGCGCACCGGCCCCCGTGGTCGCCGTGTTGGGCCCCACCAACACCGGGAAGACCCACCGCGCCGTGCAAGCCATGCTCGAGCACGACAGCGGCATGATCGGGCTGCCGCTGCGGCTCTTGGCGCGGGAGGTCTACGATCGCATCACGCCGCTCGTGGGCGAGAGCGCCGTGGCCCTGGTGACGGGCGAAGAGAAGCGCATCCCACCGCGGCCCCGCTTCTGGGTCTGCACCGTGGAGGCGATGCCCATGGATCGCGCGGTCGACTTCCTGGCCGTGGACGAGATCCAGCTCGCCGCGCACGCGGAACGCGGTCACGTGTTCACCGAACGATTGCTACACGCCCGCGGACGCAAAGAGACGTGGTTCATGGGCGCCGACACCATGCGCCCCATGTTCCGCGCGCTGCTGCCGCAGGCGTCCATTCAGAGCCATCCTCGGCTGAGCCGTTTGAGCGGCGTCCCGCCGTCCACTCTGGGTGGCCTGCCGCCGCGCTCCGCCGTGGTCGCCTTCTCCATGGCCCGCGTGTACGAGATCGCCGAGCGCATTCGTCACCGCCGTGGAGGCGCAGCCGTAGTGCTGGGCGCGCTCTCACCCCGCGCCCGCAACGCGCAGGTCGGCATCTACCAAGCCGGCGAGGTCGACTACCTGGTCGCGACGGACGCCATCGGCATGGGCCTGAACCTCGACGTCAGTCACGTGGCCTTCGCGGATTTGCGCAAATTCGACGGCCGCGACGCCCGCGAGCTGACGCCGGCGGAGCTGGCGCAGATCGCCGGGCGCGCGGGCCGCCACCTGTCCGACGGCAGCTTCGGCGTGCTGTCCCCCACCCGCCCCTTGCCGCACGACGTGGTGCGCAGCATCGAACGCCACCAGTTTCCGCCGGAGCGCACCCTGGTGTGGCGCAGCGCGGAGCTCGATACGTCGTCCCTGGACGCGCTCGTGCGCTCGCTCAAGCGCGGCTCGCCGTCAGAGCTCCTTCGGCTGGTGGACCGCGCCGACGACTTCGCGACGCTGGTGGAGCTGACGGCACGCCCGGAGATCCGCGAGCTGGCGGATGCGCCGGAACGCGTCGCGCTGCTCTGGGACCTGTGCCAGATCCCCGACTACCGTCAGCTCCTGATCAGCCATCACGCGAATCTGGTCGCGGAGCTCTTCGCTCAGCTCACGGGCAAGGACGCGCGTCTGGATCGCGATTGGCTCGAGCGACGCATCCGTCGCCTGGACGACGACGAGGGCGACATCGACACCCTGCTCAGCCGGATGGCGTTCGTGCGCACTTGGACGTACGTCACCAGCCATGGCGGCTGGGTGCAAAACGCTGCCGAGCTCCAGGCCCGGACGCGGGCGATCGAAGATCGCTTGAGCGACGCGCTCCACCAGCGCCTGGTCGAGCGCTTCGTGAAGCAAACCAGCAAGAGCGCGACGTCCGGCCCCAGCCGGGCTGCGCGCCGCACCGACAAATCCAATCCCTTCGAACGGCTGGAAGAGCTGCGGGCAAAGCTGTTCGGCCAAGAAGAGGAGCCCAGCACCGACGCCCTGAGCGCTGCGCTGGACGCGGAGCATTCGGCCCTCAGCGTGGACGCCCTGGGTCGCGTGTCCTTCGAAGGGCAAAGCCTCGGGCGACTGTCCCGCGGCAGCGACGTGCTGCACCCCGACGTGCGGGTGGACGTGGAAGGCACGCTGTCCGCGGGCGTCCGCCTGCGTCTTACGCGACGGCTCACGGCCTTCGGCCGCGATCTGGTCGAGGACGTGCTCGCTCCCCTGCGCGATGCACGCTTGGCAGAGGTGTCTCCCGCGGCTCGGGGGCTCGTGTACCAGCTGGAGCAGGGACTCGGCACCGCAGCACGCAAGAGCGCCGCGGATCAGATCGCAGCCCTCACCGCCGACGACCGCCGCATCTTGAACGAGGCCGGCGTGCGTCTGGGACAGCGCTACGTCTACCTCCCCGCGCGGGTGAAACCGCGCTGGTTGGTGGCGCGCTCGGCCTTGTGGTCGGCCTACGCCAGCAGCTTGCCCCTGCTGCCCGGGCCGAGCCAAGTGTCCATCGTGCTCTCGGAGAGCCCGGCGCGGGAGCTCGACCAAAGCTATCTCACCCTCGGATACCCCGTGATCGCCGGACGCGCGATCCGAGTGGACGTGGCGGAGCGCATCGCGTCTCGCGCTCGCGAGCCCGAGGGCGCAGCACGGGACGTTGCCCGCTGGCTGGGGACCTCGGAACGCGACGCGACGCGGGTGCTCGCCGCCGTGGGTCGCCGAAGCAAACGCCCCCGCCGGCGGCGTCGTGCGAAAAGCCCGCCGGCCGAGAGCTGA
- a CDS encoding citrate synthase, producing MGSTAKLVYDGKNYEFPVIEGSEGEKAIDIAALRKDTGLITLDPGYGNTGSCQSAITFIDGEKGILRYRGYPIEEIAERARFTEVCYMLIYGDRPNMEDLQKFRQQMTLHTLIHEDMKKFYEGYPPGAHPMAIMAAMVASLSSFYKEGKTDEETDLNIIRILAKSKTLAAFSYKKSIGQPFIYPRNDMSWPANFLRMMFAVPAEEYTVPKVFEDAMNLLLILHADHEQNCSTSTMRMVGSSGANLFASISAAICALWGPLHGGANQAVIEMLENIQASGGDYRGFLDKVKSGDSSARLMGFGHRVYKNFDPRAKLLKAAADRIFDELGIHDPALDLAKKIEEAALSEDYFVERKLYPNVDFYSGIIYRAMGIPTEMFTVMFTLGRLPGWIAHWREQRKEGGRIHRPRQVYIGSTKRGFEDRGTKKL from the coding sequence ATGGGCAGCACTGCAAAGCTCGTCTACGACGGCAAGAACTACGAGTTCCCGGTCATCGAAGGTAGCGAAGGAGAAAAGGCGATCGACATCGCCGCTCTGCGCAAGGACACCGGTCTCATCACTCTGGACCCGGGGTACGGCAACACCGGCTCGTGCCAGAGCGCCATCACCTTCATCGACGGCGAGAAGGGCATCCTGCGCTACCGCGGGTACCCGATCGAGGAGATCGCCGAGCGCGCTCGCTTCACCGAGGTCTGCTACATGCTGATCTACGGCGATCGCCCGAACATGGAGGATCTGCAGAAGTTCCGTCAGCAGATGACCCTCCATACCCTCATCCACGAGGACATGAAGAAGTTCTACGAGGGGTATCCGCCGGGTGCTCACCCCATGGCCATCATGGCGGCGATGGTCGCGTCCCTCTCCTCCTTCTACAAGGAAGGCAAGACGGACGAAGAAACGGATCTGAACATCATCCGCATCTTGGCCAAGAGCAAGACGCTGGCGGCGTTCAGCTACAAGAAGTCCATCGGCCAGCCTTTCATCTATCCGCGCAACGACATGTCTTGGCCGGCGAACTTCCTGCGCATGATGTTCGCGGTCCCCGCGGAGGAGTACACGGTTCCGAAGGTCTTCGAGGACGCCATGAACCTGCTCCTGATCCTGCACGCGGATCACGAACAGAACTGCAGCACCTCCACCATGCGCATGGTCGGCTCCAGCGGCGCGAACCTGTTCGCGTCCATCTCGGCGGCCATCTGCGCGTTGTGGGGCCCGCTCCACGGCGGCGCCAACCAGGCCGTAATCGAGATGCTCGAGAACATCCAGGCCAGCGGCGGCGACTACCGCGGCTTCTTGGACAAGGTGAAGAGCGGTGACTCCAGTGCGCGGCTCATGGGCTTCGGTCACCGCGTGTACAAGAACTTCGATCCCCGCGCGAAGCTGCTGAAAGCGGCAGCAGACCGCATCTTCGACGAGCTCGGGATCCACGACCCCGCTCTCGACCTGGCCAAGAAGATCGAAGAGGCCGCGCTTTCGGAGGACTACTTCGTTGAGCGCAAGCTGTATCCGAACGTCGACTTCTACAGCGGCATCATCTATCGCGCGATGGGCATCCCCACGGAGATGTTCACCGTGATGTTCACCCTGGGTCGCCTCCCCGGCTGGATCGCGCACTGGCGCGAGCAGCGCAAGGAGGGCGGGCGCATCCATCGGCCGCGGCAGGTGTACATCGGCTCCACCAAGCGGGGCTTCGAGGACCGCGGCACGAAGAAGCTGTGA
- a CDS encoding DUF362 domain-containing protein gives MSDLSRRGFIGASAALASVTAAPSVFAADSFEAKPPPGFSPMRSAGKIVKVSKGGDFESMMNKNLLWPKPEIARRMVEKALTTFTGAGNIADALAKFIHKDDVVAVKVNGIAGQRGATMAVNFEVILPVVEGLVAMGVPPEKITVYEQFPSYLRGTRINVKGNKLPKGVKAEIHGNSIADMKPIAVFETVKTRYVRFLTEATAVIDMTQIKDHSICGYTGCLKNMTHGSITNPSDHHAHHASPQIAVLYNHPIMKSRVRLHITDAFKIIYDQGPLDKNPKRRIPHGAIYVSTDPVAMDTIGWKVIEQARKDNGLKTLSQVKRAPTYIAKAADLGLGVHAESKIRMTEVTI, from the coding sequence ATGTCCGACCTCAGTCGTCGTGGGTTCATCGGTGCCTCTGCAGCTCTCGCCTCCGTCACGGCCGCGCCTTCGGTGTTCGCCGCGGACAGCTTCGAGGCCAAACCGCCTCCGGGTTTCTCGCCGATGCGCTCGGCCGGCAAGATCGTGAAGGTCAGCAAGGGGGGCGACTTCGAGTCGATGATGAACAAGAACCTGCTGTGGCCCAAGCCAGAGATCGCTCGGCGCATGGTGGAAAAGGCGCTCACCACTTTCACGGGAGCTGGGAACATCGCCGATGCTCTCGCCAAGTTCATCCACAAGGACGACGTGGTGGCGGTGAAGGTGAACGGTATCGCCGGTCAGCGCGGCGCCACCATGGCGGTGAACTTCGAGGTGATCTTGCCGGTGGTGGAAGGCTTGGTGGCGATGGGCGTCCCGCCGGAGAAGATCACCGTATACGAGCAGTTTCCGAGCTACCTCCGAGGCACCCGCATCAACGTGAAGGGCAACAAGCTGCCCAAGGGCGTCAAGGCGGAGATCCACGGCAACTCCATCGCGGACATGAAGCCCATCGCGGTGTTCGAAACCGTGAAGACCCGCTACGTGCGCTTCCTCACGGAGGCCACCGCGGTGATCGACATGACGCAGATCAAAGATCACTCCATCTGCGGCTACACCGGCTGCCTCAAGAACATGACGCACGGGTCGATCACCAATCCCAGCGATCACCACGCGCACCATGCGTCACCCCAGATTGCCGTGCTCTACAATCACCCGATCATGAAGAGCCGGGTGCGCCTTCACATCACGGATGCCTTCAAGATCATCTACGACCAGGGGCCGCTCGACAAGAACCCCAAGCGCCGCATTCCCCACGGCGCCATCTACGTCTCGACGGATCCGGTGGCCATGGACACCATCGGCTGGAAGGTGATCGAGCAAGCGCGCAAGGACAACGGCCTGAAGACGCTGTCGCAGGTCAAGCGCGCTCCGACCTACATCGCCAAGGCCGCGGATCTCGGTCTCGGCGTACACGCCGAGAGCAAGATCCGAATGACGGAAGTGACGATCTAA
- a CDS encoding zf-TFIIB domain-containing protein — protein sequence MTLGSAPTGYRNGPLRCPACGAAMSERLAAVATVDVCGDCGGVFVDWFDGEVSTAVLGADPPVPLALRGQGDGNCPLCRTPMTEATYPDEGGARVARCGGCAGTFVPRDSMDAIVALGAPEDAPSEASLLDQLLGRLRSLFGW from the coding sequence ATGACGCTGGGCTCGGCCCCCACCGGCTACCGCAACGGTCCTCTACGCTGCCCGGCGTGCGGAGCCGCCATGTCCGAACGCCTCGCTGCCGTCGCCACAGTGGACGTGTGCGGAGATTGCGGTGGCGTCTTCGTAGATTGGTTCGACGGCGAGGTGAGCACCGCCGTGCTGGGAGCGGATCCGCCCGTACCGCTGGCGCTGCGCGGACAGGGCGACGGCAACTGCCCGCTGTGCCGTACGCCGATGACCGAAGCCACCTACCCGGACGAGGGCGGAGCACGCGTGGCACGTTGCGGCGGCTGCGCCGGCACCTTCGTTCCGCGGGATTCGATGGACGCGATCGTGGCGCTCGGCGCACCAGAGGACGCTCCGTCGGAAGCGTCGCTGCTCGATCAGCTCCTCGGCCGCCTGCGATCGCTGTTCGGTTGGTGA